A stretch of Myxococcus hansupus DNA encodes these proteins:
- the sthA gene encoding Si-specific NAD(P)(+) transhydrogenase: MADFDLVVIGSGPAGEWGAVQAALAGKRVAVVEREPVLGGTAANTGTLPSKTLRETALHLSGFRARGLYSVETTLRHEATVSDFLFRERRVKDIERERIARNLQRHKVEILQGTGALADANTVVVRRQDAPERRFTGDTLLVATGSSPYRPPLYPFEDPRIHDSDEVLELERLPRSLVVVGAGVIGCEYACMFAAMGIPVTLVEARAELLSFLDDEFSALLGQRMEALGIQLRFGQVVEKVDVPQDADTPIRMVLSSGTLLETDQVLVASGRTANTAGLGLEALGVKVGPRGQVEVGPTFQTAVPHIYAVGDVIGFPALASTSMDQARIAVEHAFSLGGGRTMAPVLPYGIYTIPEVSMAGETEEALRKLNVPYVAGRAPFATNPRGQILGDTHGLLKLLFHRESLKLLGVHVMGPQASELVHVGLMALMTGATARLFVETCFNYPTLSEAYKAATFDALDQLSGCL, encoded by the coding sequence ATGGCGGACTTCGACCTGGTGGTGATTGGCTCCGGCCCGGCCGGTGAATGGGGCGCGGTGCAGGCGGCCCTGGCGGGCAAACGCGTGGCGGTGGTGGAGCGGGAGCCGGTGCTGGGAGGCACCGCGGCGAACACGGGCACCCTGCCCTCCAAGACGCTCCGGGAGACGGCGCTGCACCTGTCCGGCTTCCGGGCCCGGGGCCTCTACAGCGTGGAGACGACGCTGCGTCACGAGGCCACCGTGTCCGACTTCCTCTTCCGCGAGCGGCGGGTGAAGGACATCGAGCGCGAGCGCATCGCCCGCAACCTCCAGCGCCACAAGGTGGAAATCCTCCAGGGCACCGGGGCGCTGGCGGACGCGAACACCGTCGTCGTGCGCCGCCAGGACGCGCCGGAGCGGCGATTCACCGGCGACACCCTGCTGGTGGCCACGGGCTCGTCTCCGTACCGGCCCCCGCTCTACCCCTTCGAGGACCCGCGCATCCACGACTCGGACGAGGTGCTGGAGCTGGAGCGGCTGCCGCGCTCGCTGGTGGTGGTGGGCGCGGGCGTCATCGGCTGTGAGTACGCGTGCATGTTCGCCGCCATGGGCATCCCCGTGACGCTGGTGGAGGCGCGCGCGGAGCTGCTGTCCTTCCTCGACGACGAGTTCTCCGCGCTGCTGGGCCAGCGCATGGAGGCGCTCGGCATCCAGCTCCGCTTCGGCCAGGTGGTGGAGAAGGTGGACGTGCCCCAGGACGCGGACACCCCCATCCGGATGGTGCTGTCCTCGGGGACGCTGCTGGAGACGGACCAGGTGCTGGTGGCCTCCGGCCGCACGGCCAACACGGCCGGCCTGGGGCTGGAGGCCCTGGGCGTGAAGGTGGGCCCGCGCGGCCAGGTGGAGGTGGGCCCCACGTTCCAGACGGCCGTGCCCCACATCTACGCGGTGGGGGACGTCATCGGCTTCCCCGCGCTGGCCTCCACCTCCATGGACCAGGCGCGCATCGCGGTGGAGCACGCCTTCAGCCTGGGCGGCGGACGCACCATGGCCCCGGTGCTGCCCTACGGCATCTACACCATCCCCGAGGTGTCCATGGCGGGTGAGACGGAGGAGGCCCTGCGCAAGCTGAACGTGCCCTACGTGGCCGGCCGCGCGCCCTTCGCCACCAACCCGCGGGGGCAGATTCTGGGTGACACGCACGGCCTGCTGAAGCTGCTCTTCCACCGGGAGAGCCTCAAGCTCCTGGGCGTGCACGTCATGGGCCCCCAGGCCTCCGAGCTGGTCCACGTGGGCCTGATGGCGCTGATGACCGGGGCCACCGCGCGGCTCTTCGTGGAGACGTGCTTCAACTACCCCACGCTGTCGGAGGCCTACAAGGCGGCGACCTTCGACGCCCTGGACCAGCTCAGCGGCTGCCTTTGA
- a CDS encoding nuclear transport factor 2 family protein: MSASENFSLAQAWLDAFNAYDVDALVALYAEDATHTSPKIRVLHPETGGRLVGRQALSAWWKAANARLPGLRYELVALTADDARVFMEYLRHAPGEAPMPVAEVFEVRDGRIVASRVYHG, encoded by the coding sequence ATGAGCGCGAGCGAAAACTTCTCCTTGGCCCAGGCCTGGTTGGACGCCTTCAACGCCTACGACGTGGACGCGCTGGTGGCGCTCTATGCCGAAGACGCCACGCATACGTCACCTAAAATCCGGGTGCTGCATCCGGAGACAGGCGGACGTTTGGTGGGCCGGCAGGCCCTGTCCGCGTGGTGGAAGGCGGCCAACGCCCGGCTGCCGGGGCTGCGATATGAGCTGGTGGCGCTCACGGCGGATGACGCCCGGGTCTTCATGGAGTACCTGCGCCATGCGCCGGGGGAGGCCCCCATGCCGGTGGCGGAGGTCTTCGAGGTGCGCGACGGGCGGATTGTCGCCTCGCGCGTGTACCACGGCTGA
- a CDS encoding pseudouridine synthase, whose amino-acid sequence MSRKPDKSKPQQHKRWEGKEKPDWLARALARAGIFPQDEADDAIRAGRVSINGRVAKMALAPVPPGATVKVDGLVVSLDAPATRVLAFHKPAGLLSSTERQHRTGTVFEALLPQLPPELARYTWHAVGRLDVDSTGLLLFTNDDKLVAHATSPDTRLPKRYVATVFSIADDEKVEPLRRGMTLDDGPARPAKVQVRDEHTVEVTLTEGRHHQVKRMLGAVGLPVRALHREAVGGVSLDGIPEGTYRLLTDDEVHEGLRYEGRAPSAP is encoded by the coding sequence ATGTCCCGCAAGCCCGACAAGTCGAAGCCGCAGCAGCACAAACGCTGGGAGGGCAAGGAGAAGCCGGACTGGCTGGCCCGCGCGCTGGCCCGCGCCGGCATCTTCCCGCAGGACGAGGCCGACGACGCCATCCGCGCCGGCCGCGTCAGCATCAATGGCCGCGTGGCGAAGATGGCGCTCGCCCCCGTGCCCCCGGGCGCCACCGTGAAGGTGGACGGCCTCGTCGTCTCGCTGGACGCGCCGGCCACGCGCGTGCTGGCCTTCCACAAGCCCGCGGGCCTCTTGTCCTCCACGGAGCGGCAGCACCGCACCGGCACCGTGTTCGAGGCCCTGCTGCCGCAGTTGCCCCCGGAGCTGGCGCGCTACACGTGGCACGCCGTGGGGCGCCTGGACGTGGACTCCACCGGCCTGCTCCTCTTCACCAACGACGACAAGCTGGTGGCGCACGCGACGTCCCCGGACACGCGGCTGCCCAAGCGCTACGTGGCCACCGTCTTCAGCATCGCGGACGACGAGAAGGTGGAGCCCCTGCGCCGGGGCATGACGCTGGATGACGGCCCCGCCCGCCCCGCCAAGGTCCAGGTCCGCGACGAGCACACCGTGGAGGTGACGCTCACCGAGGGCCGGCACCACCAGGTCAAGCGGATGCTCGGCGCGGTGGGGCTGCCCGTGCGCGCGCTGCACCGCGAGGCCGTGGGCGGCGTGTCGCTGGACGGCATCCCCGAGGGCACCTACCGGCTGCTCACGGACGACGAGGTCCACGAAGGGCTGCGCTACGAAGGGCGCGCGCCCTCGGCCCCTTAA
- a CDS encoding RNA methyltransferase has product MVLPVRFVLMRPRNAENLGAAARALKNCGLSDWVWVRPEVEDLEPARRLAVHAQDVLEAARRADSLEEAVSDCVWVVGTSSRKVDGKRRLPPRAVGEELVARAPQGPVALVFGDERSGLTNAEVERVHDLSAVPTAPEQPSINLAQAVLLYAYEVRVAMLEAAATPAGPLPAAATDAELAQVEATLENVLTAGGFLVDAQPGRTAVRDLFAPLRRSRLTRKEARLWLAALHSVRKRWPAG; this is encoded by the coding sequence ATGGTGCTGCCCGTCCGATTCGTCCTCATGCGCCCGCGCAACGCGGAAAACCTCGGTGCCGCGGCCCGGGCCCTGAAGAACTGCGGCCTGTCCGATTGGGTCTGGGTCCGCCCGGAGGTCGAGGACCTGGAGCCGGCGCGCAGGCTCGCCGTCCACGCCCAAGACGTGCTGGAGGCGGCGCGGCGCGCGGATTCCCTGGAAGAGGCGGTGTCCGACTGCGTCTGGGTGGTGGGGACCAGCTCCCGCAAGGTCGACGGCAAGCGCCGGCTCCCCCCGCGCGCGGTGGGCGAGGAGCTGGTGGCCCGGGCGCCCCAGGGGCCGGTGGCGCTCGTCTTCGGCGACGAGCGCAGCGGCCTGACCAACGCGGAGGTGGAGCGCGTCCATGACTTGTCGGCCGTGCCGACCGCGCCCGAGCAGCCCTCCATCAATCTGGCACAGGCCGTCTTGCTGTATGCCTACGAGGTCCGCGTGGCGATGCTCGAGGCCGCCGCCACGCCCGCGGGGCCCCTGCCCGCCGCGGCCACGGACGCGGAGCTGGCGCAGGTGGAAGCCACGCTGGAGAACGTCCTCACCGCCGGCGGCTTCCTGGTGGATGCCCAGCCGGGCCGCACGGCGGTGAGGGACTTGTTCGCGCCGCTGCGCCGCTCACGGCTGACACGGAAGGAAGCGCGGCTGTGGCTGGCCGCGCTGCACAGCGTGCGCAAGCGGTGGCCCGCCGGTTAG